Proteins encoded within one genomic window of Haematobia irritans isolate KBUSLIRL chromosome 5, ASM5000362v1, whole genome shotgun sequence:
- the LOC142238220 gene encoding uncharacterized protein LOC142238220: MESLDDEIMEYDDFDCIPNYSNLPMEIILHIFGFLHHSDLQAAGATCVRWREALFIGEFNRNTQVHFAKVCLSDRLAPAKYFLKCHRPYHSFCLEEVTFGQAQELLEQIGKTAVCITFNNADIGDKQFCAFMRLLIKLESLTITRCSPLFMSGSFLDGNGDMDGALANVRRLSLKYNQYLSDAILLRLTSLIKCIEALDMSGCHIAYHNAIHRRFYPNDSESNHPSESILTFKFIAKIAISHRKYLKELNLSHTMISGPALQTLAPTDGVDSGLSLQTLHLAGCLQLNTSGVKLFLQTQCYLRRLDLADTFCVNDDCIECIVNSLPLLQDLDIAGCSGITNVGASLLGKLKYLQSLNISRCDGINKDGFTQGIASAPNMVLKKLYMSNLIVCEECIQCIARNCTELRVLNVGHCVNGVTDDSVQCIIEHLRWLRELCLEDCFRLTDAALTGINISKLELGGSACSTSGSLENFNPTAPSSMLEREAMRSSSPQFMKISLRSKAEDDIVRDANRKRALFAAYELNLVDEASVDGFSIQQLKGLRSLNLKGCNKITDVSLKYGLKFIELQKLYLSYCQQISSVGMEALVLNCPSIEVLDLSDCYNINDKSIQLVTAKLSRLRCLHLSGCSQLTEHSLDAIIVNCKRLQTLSVHRCRRMYGDIEDRLAVVTTLRNLNMDTAGSFDNAEIFRLKKRLDY, from the exons ATGGAGTCACTAGACGATGAAATTATGGAATATGATGACTTTGATTGTATACCGAACTACTCCAATTTGCCAATGGAG ataATTTTACATATCTTTGGGTTTTTACATCACTCCGATCTCCAGGCAGCGGGAGCTACATGTGTACGTTGGCGTGAAGCCCTCTTTATTGGCGAATTCAACCGCAACACTCAGGTTCATTTTGCCAAAGTGTGCTTATCGGATCGCCTAGCCCCTGCCAAATACTTCTTGAAATGCCATAGACCCTACCACTCATTTTGTTTAGAGGAAGTGACATTCGGCCAAGCTCAGGAACTTTTGGAACAAATTGGCAAAACAGCTGTTTGTATTACGTTTAACAATGCTGACATCGGGGACAAGCAATTTTGTGCTTTCATGCGCCTTCTTATAAAATTGGAAAGTTTGACTATAACTCGATGTTCTCCGCTGTTTATGTCAGGATCATTTCTCGACGGCAATGGAGACATGGATGGAGCTTTGGCTAATGTGCGACgcctttctttaaaatataaccAGTATTTATCCGATGCTATATTACTTCGATTAACTTCCCTAATAAAATGCATAGAAGCTCTTGATATGTCCGGTTGCCATATTGCCTATCATAATGCCATTCACAGACGTTTTTATCCCAATGATAGTGAATCAAATCATCCCAGTGAGTCCATTTTGACATTTAAGTTCATAGCTAAAATAGCAATCTCTCATAGAAAATATCTTAAGGAGTTGAACCTAAGTCACACAATGATTAGCGGTCCAGCTTTACAAACTCTTGCACCTACCGACGGTGTTGATAGTGGTTTAAGTCTACAAACTCTGCATTTAGCTGGTTGTCTACAGTTGAATACGAGTGGCGTTAAACTTTTTCTGCAAACCCAGTGTTATTTGCGTAGGCTAGATCTGGCCGATACCTTTTGTGTCAATGACGATTGCATTGAATGTATTGTGAATTCGTTACCACTACTACAAGATCTCGATATAGCTGGCTGTAGCGGAATTACAAATGTCGGTGCTTCGCTTTTGGggaaactaaaatatttacaaagttTGAATATATCTAGGTGCGATGGCATTAATAAAGACGGGTTCACGCAAGGAATAGCTTCAGCACCAAATATGGTTTTAAAAAAGCTCTATATGTCGAATCTTATAGTTTGTGAGGAATGTATTCAATGTATAGCCCGAAATTGTACAGAGTTGCGGGTGTTAAATGTGGGGCATTGTGTAAATGGTGTTACCGACGATTCTGTTCAGTGTATAATTGAACATCTACGCTGGCTAAGAGAACTTTGCTTGGAAGATTGTTTTCGGCTTACTGATGCTGCTCTCACAGGAATAAATATATCAAAGTTGGAGCTGGGAGGATCCGCCTGCTCAACTTCCGGCTCTCTTGAAAACTTCAATCCAACGGCTCCTTCTTCTATGCTTGAGCGAGAGGCAATGCGTTCTAGTTCTCCGCAATTTATGAAGATATCATTACGTAGTAAAGCCGAGGATGACATTGTCCGTGACGCAAACCGCAAACGAGCTCTTTTTGCTGCATACGAACTTAACCTTGTCGATGAAGCGTCTGTCGATGGTTTCAGCATACAACAGCTCAAGGGATTACGATCACTAAATCTAAAAGGATGCAACAAAATCACTGATGTGTCCCTAAAGTATGGCCTTAAGTTTATCGAACTGCAAAAGCTCTACCTTTCTTATTGTCAACAAATATCATCAGTCGGCATGGAAGCCCTTGTATTAAACTGCCCCTCTATTGAAGTTTTGGATTTGTCGGACTGCTACAACATCAATGATAAAAGTATACAGCTAGTCACTGCCAAATTGAGTCGTTTGAGGTGTCTGCATCTCAGTGGTTGCTCTCAACTCACAGAACACAGTTTGGATGCGATCATAGTAAATTGCAAGCGCTTGCAA ACACTCTCAGTACATCGCTGCCGTCGTATGTATGGTGATATAGAAGACCGTTTGGCCGTTGTAACAACATTACGCAATTTAAATATGGATACTGCTGGCAGTTTCGATAATGCAGAAATCTTTCGTTTGAAGAAAAGACTTGATTACTGA